In Spirosoma pollinicola, the genomic window GATGAGTACGAAAATATTCCGTACTTTCTGGACCGGTTTCTGAATGCACCTTCTTTTGGCGAGCGCATCGGCGCATTGATCAGACCCAATAACGAGCACCGGGTTGTTTATGCTCGTCTGGTTGTACTGGCTCAATATTACCTGACGGGCAGATTGAATTTCGGTCAGCTCATGCTCTGGGGAAATATGGCCCTGGTGCTCATCTTTTTTCTTCTGTACCGGGCCTTGCGCGATCAGGAGGGTAATTCGAAAAAAGCACTCATTGGTATGTTGCCGGTACCGTTGCTACTGTTTGTGGCTCAAAATTATCTGCTGACGTTCACGGCGATTTATACACTTCAATACCTGGCGATCATTGGGTTGGTCATGCTTACATTTTTTGTTCTCGCCACCAATAAGCCGCTTAATTTGGGTATAGCTCTGGCATTGGGCTTACTCAGTACATTTAGCATGGGCAATGGCATGCTGTTGTGGCCTGCCGGAGCCGGTATGTTAATTCTCCAGCGTCGATGGCTTGCGCTGGCTATATGGCTGGCGGTAGGTGGTCTTGGTGGATATCTCTACTTCTTGGGCTATCCGGTGCAGCAGGGCAATGCAGAAGGGTTTGCCTATGTAATTGCTCATCCTGTTCAAACACTGTTCGGCTTCCTGGTTTTTGCCGGTAGCGTATTTGATTTCTTCCCCACGCTCCTTGCCGAAAAGCGGGTTCATTTACCATTTATCGCGGGTCTGATTCTCGTTGGCGGCCTTGCTTACTGGATCATTAAGAGTCTGTTTCAGTCAAAAAAAAATACCTCTTTCTTTGATGCCTTCATTCTGGGTATCGTCCTTTTTTTGCTGGCCAACATCGCTCTGATTGCGGTCTTCAGGATTCGGTTTTATTTCGGAATGGTTTTGCATAGTTCTTATCGAACGTATGCGATGGTGCTGTGGGCAACTGCCTGCGTTTTGTTCTATAGCCGATTACCGGAGAACAAACGGGTACGTATCTGGCCAGTCATATGGGGAATCTTCGTTGTCGTTAACGTGGTGACTTATATAACGTATGTGCCGATGGCTGTTGAACGGAGAAAGTACTTACAGGGTATGGCCTACAATCAGGTGCATAGTCAGGTTGGTCTTGGCGGGAGCCGTGACACCGAACTGGCCCGATATATCTCGAATCTAACGTCTATGATGCATAATCGCGGCTGGTATAGCCTGCCTGTTCCAACGATAACGCCCGATGAGAAAAAGATGGAGAATCCTGTTCAGGCGTCTCCGCTAAAAATACCGCTGCACGTCGACCAGCAGACTGATTATGTGGTTGTCAGCAGTGATGATCCTACCTATAAGCCGGGTTTGAATGAAGGAACATACATGGTTATGAAGTCAGACCGCCATACGTATGTGATGTTTGCAACCCCAAACCGGCCCATAGGGTATTTCCCCTGGCGAATGGCGCCCGGCTTCTCAACGGGGATCCCTAAACTGATGGTTGTACCCGGTCATTACCAGCTTGGCTTGTTTCGAACATACCCGGACCACAGCGACCTGCAATTCGCGAATCAGTTTGTTGATGTAGAATAAATAGCCGGTTTCTACTACTTAAATTGGCTTACTTAGGCTATACGATAAGGCATTGGTCGGTTTTAGGCCGAAAAGATTTACTTTTGCCAAGTCTGCTATTGACCCTAATCAAACTGTTTTGCCGAAACAACAGATTTTTGGTATCGCTTCACGGTATAATGACCCGGAATCATTCCCGCATCTTTTTGCCCGCCCGAATGCCCTGGTGAGCAATTCGTTGCTAATTACTGAAGCAGACCAATCTATTACTCATTGTCAACACTCCTAATGGCATTAGATAACACCTTCACCGCCTATCCTGATCGAATCAATATTGTCATTCCTTTATTCAACGACTGGCAGGCGCTGGGGCTATTACTGGAACGAATTCGGGACGTAAACGAACCGGCTCTTACCAGCCGGTTGTCCTTTTTAATCGTTGATGATTGTTCGTCAACGGACTACGATACGTTGCCCAACGGTATTGGACAGTCACTGTCGGTGCTACGATTGTTTCGGAATGTTGGCCACCAGAAAGCTATTGCCCTCGGTTTATCGTATCTGGCTTCGCTACCCGATCAATATCCCACTATTGTGATGGACTCCGATGGGGAAGACAGGCCTGAAGATATCCCGAAGCTGCTGGAAAAAGGGGCGGCAAATCCTGGAAATGTTGTGTTTGCCCATCGGGCGAAACGGCACGAAAGTGTCACATTTCGCTTGTTCTACGAAGTGTACAAAACCGTATTTCGATTATTGACAGGCAAGGTCATTACGTTTGGCAACTTCAGCCTGATTCCGGCCAGACAGCTTCGTAAACTGGCCTATGTTTCTGAAATCTGGAACAATTACCCTGGTGGCGTTATTCGGTCAAAGTTACCTTATACGGCGGTCCCGTTAGAGCGTGGTCGTCGGCTGGCTGGCGAATCGAAAATGAACTTTGTATCGCTGGTGCTGCACGGCCTTAGTGCGGTATCAGTACTTATGGATACCACGGCCGTTCGGCTAGCTCTATTTTGCGTTATGATGGTGGTGGCATCGGTCTTTGGTATTGGAGTCGTCGTTTTCCTGCGTCTGTGTACCGACACCGCCGTGCCGGGATGGGCCAGTTACTTAGTATTCTCATTTCTGATCGTTATCCTTCAGGCTTTCCTCATTTCGCTCTTGCTGGTATTTATGGTGTTGTCCTACCGAACGCAACCCCAATTTATTCCGGCGCGGCAGTTCCAGGATTTCGTAGAAAAGGTCGAGAAAGTATATTAAAACTTACCGACTCACCAACCAATGCTCTTTAATTCTCTTCAATTTTTACTGTTCTTTATTGTTGTTACGCTTAGCTACTTCAGCCTGAAGTGGCAGGGGCGCTGGATACTGCTGTTGATAGCTAGCTGCTACTTCTACATGGTGTTCCAGCCTGCGTATATTGTCATACTCTTCCTCACCATTGTCATTGATTACATTGCCGGTATCTGGATTGAGAAATCGACCGGAAAAACCCGGAGGTGGCTGCTGATTCTGTCCCTTATTTCAAATCTCGGTATCCTGGCCTTTTTCAAGTATCTGGGCTTCTTTACCGAAAATCTGTCTTTTCTGTTTGAGAAACTAAGCATGCCCGGCCTTGCCGATAGTGTTACGGAACTGGTGAACCGCATATTCGTAAAAGTGCTGCATGTGTTCGGGCAAAGCGGTATTTCGTCCTACAAAGACAACATGAGTATTCTGCCCATTGGCCTGTCGTTCCATACATTTCAGGCCATGAGTTATACCATTGAGGTGTATCGGGGCAACCAGAAAGCCGAGAAGCATTTCGGTATCTACGCGCTTTATGTCATGTTCTACCCGCAGTTGGTGGCCGGGCCAATTGAGCGACCCCAAAATGTACTCTGGCAGTTCCACGACTACTTTAAGTACGATAAAGAGAATGTGAAAGCGGGCCTGATGCAAATGGCGTTCGGCTTGTTCAAGAAACTCGTTATTGCCGACCGCCTTGCCATGCTCGTCGATCATGCGTATGCTGCTCCGGATCAACAAAATGGCTTGACGCTACTGGCTGCCACATTTTTCTATACGTTTCAGATTTACTGCGATTTTTCGGGCTACTCTGACGTAGCTATTGGTGCCTCGCGGGTGATGGGCTTCACGCTCATGGAGAACTTCCGAACGCCCTACATTGCCCAGTCAATTTCGGAATTCTGGCGACGCTGGCATATTTCGCTCTCAACCTGGTTTCGCGATTACCTGTACATCCCGCTTGGCGGCAACCGGAAAGGAGAGATCCGGCAATACCTGAACATGCTTATCGTGTTTCTGGCCAGCGGCCTATGGCACGGGCCAAACTGGACATATGTAATTTGGGGTGGACTAAACGGTCTTTACCAGATACTGGCTGTTTTGCGGGATAAATTGATGTCAAAAATGGGCTTTTCCAGTACTCCGCCGAGCTTGGTAACATCGCCGGTTCACGACCGGGAAAGCAGAAAGTCGCCCGTGCGGGTAGTGGTAAACACGCTCATTACGTTTATACTGATTATGCTGACGTGGGTGTTCTTTCGCGCCCGCAGCCTAAGCGACGCCTTCCTGATTTTGAAACGCATCCCAACGTTATCGATAAGCGACCACATCGACAGCCCAATGAACACGACCGAGATGTGGTTCAGTATTTTCCTGATTGTGTTTCTTCTACTCAAAGAGCAGTTTTACCTCACCATTCCGACGCGCAACACGGTTCGATTCGCTACGTTGTTTGTTCTGATCACATTCGTGACCTACCTGTTCGGCGTCTTCTCCTCCAATCAATTCATTTATTTTCAGTTCTGATAAAATGACTTTTAGCCGCTATTGATTTATTAAATTTTGCCATATTTTGAGAATTCGCTCTGTTCTCTGACTAGCTGTACTACGTTCTAATTGAGCATAAATGTATTCGTAGAGGCTTGATTTTGAGAGCAATGTATTTATTTCTGCTTGTACATACGAACGCATAGGTTCTGTACTCTCCATAATTTCGTTGAATAGCTTCTGTCGATTATCGAAAAGATAAATGATGTCTTCAAAATCGGAATTCATTCGCGGGTCACGCCCATGTCTGAATGAGTTAAAGGCTTCGATTTTTGTAGCAATAAAGTACGGAGCAGAAAAAATTCGTATAGATTGTCGTTCATCAATTTGATAAATAATGGCCTCCTTAACTCCGTCTTTGTACCAACGGTTCGTGAAGCCGAGCACACCGGAATCGGTAGGCATTACGTCTACGAGTAAGCCATGGATTTTGTATCTACAGATTACACCAGATTCATAATCATTTGTAAATCCCAATTGTCGTAACCGATCCTCAATCTGGCTACTAAACTCTCGATATGTGGCTACTTCAATAACTACATCTATATCATCGGTTGGTCTAGGTTCCGCAGCTGCTGAATCATCAGCATGAAGACTGATTGTTGCACCGCCCACGAAGACGACCTTCTCGTTAAGTTCCGCCAAGGCAGCAGCTACCGCTCGGATACGAACTAAGTTGGTGTGATGATTCATTCGTTTACTCTTATTCGTTTAGTGAGTTCTTCCACTGCCAGCTTTACCTCTCTGGATTTACCAACGCGTATGGCATCTATCAACGCCAGCATTTCATATAGGAAAGGATCATTTTCGACCGCTTTTACAACAGTTGGGTATAGAGGGTCGATCGCTTGCCCTCGAACAGTGCCATCCGCATTGGGCCATACATAGGGTTCGTTGGATTGAACAAGTTCACATAATGGTTTAGCAGAATGAGCTGTAGGAGTTCCTCTAACTAATGAACCTGGTTGTTGAGGAAATACATACTTTAAGCCATACTGCAAAAAATCAAGAAGGGCGCTAGCCATTACCCTTTTTCTAGTTGGATCATACAAGCCAGCAAACACCGACCTCGCCAACGATTCTGTTACCTCAGAGGGGCTAATGCCTAAATCAAGGGCAATATTTTTTTGCAGCAAAGGCATCATTATATCCACCATGCTGTCGAGTGAGCATTTATGCATTAAGCGTTGCCTATCTGCATCAATTTTCAGCAAAATTAGTATATCCTGTGGCCGCATGCCGCTATGTTTTTTCATGATTTGCAATTCGCGAATTGCGAATTTTTATAAATGTAGAAAATAAGAGAAGAATATAAAAACACTAAATTCACTCTTACAGACCGTATGTCGCTGGGTACGAAGATGAAAGGTAATGAACGAATTACTTGCCTTCGGCAAACGATAACGCTACCCCATTCATACAGTACCGCAAACCAGTGGGGTCGGGGCCATCGTTGAAAACATGGCCCAAGTGTGCGTCACAAACCGAACACCGAACTTCGGTTCGATTTCCATCGGGCTCATCATACACGGCATTGGACGTAATAGGGGCATAGAAGCTAGGCCAGCCTGTGTGAGAATCAAATTTGGTGCCGGACATGAATAGCGGACTATGGCAGCATACACAACTATAAATTCCCGGACGCGGCTCGTGGGTAAGTTCGCTGCTGTTGGGCCATTCGGTACCGCTCTCGCGGGTAATGTTGTACTGAGATCGGGTCAGTAGTTTTTTCCAGTCGGCATCGCTCTTTTCGACCCGCCGATTGCCGGGCGAAGTGGCTCCTGCCGGGCGTTTGTGGGGTGGTTTGGGAGTAGCAATGTACGTACCGTAAACCCACAACCCGCCAATGAGCAGTAGGGCTATTAAAATAAAAAACCTGTTTTGCTGCATATACAATTAGCCGGAAGACTTTCCTATAAAACACAAAACAGGCAGTTTCCCGTTCACCAGAGTTTATCGCCCAATCGCTACTTTTCGCAAAATGGAGTCAATGACCTGTAGGGACGTAACGCCATCGGCTTCGGCTTCGTAATTGAGCATGATGCGGTGGTTGAACACGTCGGGAGCTACTTCTTTAATATCTTCGGGCAGCACATAATCCCGCCGGTCGAAGTAGGCGAGGGCTTTGGCGGCCAGATTCAGGTTGATACTGGCGCGGGGCGATACACCAAACTGAATATATCGGGCTTCATCGCGCAGGTTATATTCCATCGGCCGACGAGTCGCGAAGACCAGCTCAATAATATAGCGCTCGAGTGTTTCGGAAATAGTAACGCCGTTGATTTCGTTGCGAATGGCGACCAGTTCCTCTTTTCCCAACACAGGCTGCACCTCATAGTCGAAGTTCATGTTCGACATTCGACGCATGACGGCCAACTCATCTTCTTTGTTGAGGTAATCCACGAAGACCTTCATCATGAATCGGTCGACCTGGGCTTCGGGAAGCGGATAGGTACCTTCCTGCTCAACCGGGTTCTGTGTCGCCAATACCAAAAAAGGCCGGTCGAGCACAAAGGTTTCTTCGCCGATAGTCACTTGCTTTTCCTGCATCGCTTCCAGAAGGGCCGCCTGTACTTTGGCGGGCGACCGGTTGACTTCATCGGCCAGAATCAGGTTGGCAAAAATAGGCCCCTGTTTCACCTCGAACTCTGCGGTTTTCTGGTTGAAAATCATGGTGCCAATCAAGTCGGCGGGGAGCAGGTCGGGGGTAAACTGAATGCGTTGAAAATCCAGTTCCAATACCTTCGCCAGCGTATTGATCGTCAATGTTTTGGCTAGTCCCGGCACCCCTTCGAGCAAAATATGCCCACCCGTAAACAGGCCAATGAGCAGCCGATTGAGGAGTCGTTCCTGCCCAACCACAACCTGACTCATCTCACTGAATACATCGCGAATTTTAGCATGATACGTGAATGAGGTTGTTGGTTGCATGGGTTGATTAATTAGTTGATGGGTGAAGTGGAGGAGTAGTTGATTTTAATCGGTTTGTTAACCCACTCTGCCACGCTCAAAATGTAATTCGAATACTACGGT contains:
- a CDS encoding glycosyltransferase, with protein sequence MALDNTFTAYPDRINIVIPLFNDWQALGLLLERIRDVNEPALTSRLSFLIVDDCSSTDYDTLPNGIGQSLSVLRLFRNVGHQKAIALGLSYLASLPDQYPTIVMDSDGEDRPEDIPKLLEKGAANPGNVVFAHRAKRHESVTFRLFYEVYKTVFRLLTGKVITFGNFSLIPARQLRKLAYVSEIWNNYPGGVIRSKLPYTAVPLERGRRLAGESKMNFVSLVLHGLSAVSVLMDTTAVRLALFCVMMVVASVFGIGVVVFLRLCTDTAVPGWASYLVFSFLIVILQAFLISLLLVFMVLSYRTQPQFIPARQFQDFVEKVEKVY
- a CDS encoding MBOAT family O-acyltransferase — protein: MLFNSLQFLLFFIVVTLSYFSLKWQGRWILLLIASCYFYMVFQPAYIVILFLTIVIDYIAGIWIEKSTGKTRRWLLILSLISNLGILAFFKYLGFFTENLSFLFEKLSMPGLADSVTELVNRIFVKVLHVFGQSGISSYKDNMSILPIGLSFHTFQAMSYTIEVYRGNQKAEKHFGIYALYVMFYPQLVAGPIERPQNVLWQFHDYFKYDKENVKAGLMQMAFGLFKKLVIADRLAMLVDHAYAAPDQQNGLTLLAATFFYTFQIYCDFSGYSDVAIGASRVMGFTLMENFRTPYIAQSISEFWRRWHISLSTWFRDYLYIPLGGNRKGEIRQYLNMLIVFLASGLWHGPNWTYVIWGGLNGLYQILAVLRDKLMSKMGFSSTPPSLVTSPVHDRESRKSPVRVVVNTLITFILIMLTWVFFRARSLSDAFLILKRIPTLSISDHIDSPMNTTEMWFSIFLIVFLLLKEQFYLTIPTRNTVRFATLFVLITFVTYLFGVFSSNQFIYFQF
- a CDS encoding nucleotidyl transferase AbiEii/AbiGii toxin family protein; the protein is MNHHTNLVRIRAVAAALAELNEKVVFVGGATISLHADDSAAAEPRPTDDIDVVIEVATYREFSSQIEDRLRQLGFTNDYESGVICRYKIHGLLVDVMPTDSGVLGFTNRWYKDGVKEAIIYQIDERQSIRIFSAPYFIATKIEAFNSFRHGRDPRMNSDFEDIIYLFDNRQKLFNEIMESTEPMRSYVQAEINTLLSKSSLYEYIYAQLERSTASQRTERILKIWQNLINQ
- the msrB gene encoding peptide-methionine (R)-S-oxide reductase MsrB; amino-acid sequence: MQQNRFFILIALLLIGGLWVYGTYIATPKPPHKRPAGATSPGNRRVEKSDADWKKLLTRSQYNITRESGTEWPNSSELTHEPRPGIYSCVCCHSPLFMSGTKFDSHTGWPSFYAPITSNAVYDEPDGNRTEVRCSVCDAHLGHVFNDGPDPTGLRYCMNGVALSFAEGK
- a CDS encoding AAA family ATPase, which translates into the protein MQPTTSFTYHAKIRDVFSEMSQVVVGQERLLNRLLIGLFTGGHILLEGVPGLAKTLTINTLAKVLELDFQRIQFTPDLLPADLIGTMIFNQKTAEFEVKQGPIFANLILADEVNRSPAKVQAALLEAMQEKQVTIGEETFVLDRPFLVLATQNPVEQEGTYPLPEAQVDRFMMKVFVDYLNKEDELAVMRRMSNMNFDYEVQPVLGKEELVAIRNEINGVTISETLERYIIELVFATRRPMEYNLRDEARYIQFGVSPRASINLNLAAKALAYFDRRDYVLPEDIKEVAPDVFNHRIMLNYEAEADGVTSLQVIDSILRKVAIGR